The Epinephelus lanceolatus isolate andai-2023 chromosome 11, ASM4190304v1, whole genome shotgun sequence genome window below encodes:
- the scimp gene encoding uncharacterized protein scimp isoform X1, which translates to MDLLHTYKWLWVIIAIIFASGVISLIFIFINKCISRQGKHRITQLHRRSSNLTVKSNNYQERTPKDFTPALPPRTQFLTEAAQSYENLAEDYEECTPEYEQDKGDYEQSTPDYEQDKGDYVQSIPDYEQDKGDYEQSMPDYEQDKGDYVQSIPDYEQDKGDCEQSMPDYEQDKGDYVQDIPDYEQDKGDYEQSFPDYEQDKGDYKQSMPDYVQDMDEQSDYVEPEDGEVLLPPPPPSFEDPDPAAGYSSEDYDDIGGEDENQGEEDYDDVG; encoded by the exons ATGGATCTCCTGCACACCTACAAGTGGCTATGGGTGATAATAGCGATTATTTTTGCAAGTGGGGTGATCAgcctcatcttcatcttcatcaacaAGTGCATCTCCAGACAAG GAAAACACAGGATCACACAGCTTCACAGAAGATCTTCCAACCTCACTGTCAA GAGCAACAACTACCAGGAGAGAACCCCCAAAGACTTCACCCCAGCTTTACCTCCTCGGACACAGTTTCTCACAGAAG CAGCCCAAAGCTACGAGAACCTGGCTGAGGACTACGAGGAGTGCACACCAGAATACGAGCAGGACAAGGGCGACTATGAGCAGAGCACGCCTGACTACGAGCAGGACAAGGGCGACTACGTGCAGAGCATCCCTGACTATGAGCAGGACAAGGGCGACTACGAGCAGAGTATGCCCGACTACGAGCAGGACAAGGGCGACTACGTGCAGAGCATCCCTGACTACGAGCAGGACAAGGGCGACTGCGAGCAGAGTATGCCCGACTATGAGCAGGACAAGGGCGACTATGTGCAGGACATCCCCGACTACGAGCAGGACAAGGGTGACTATGAGCAGAGCTTCCCTGACTACGAGCAGGACAAGGGTGACTACAAGCAAAGTATGCCCGACTACGTGCAGGACATGGACGAGCAGTCTGACTATGTGGAGCCGGAGGATGGGGAAGTACttctacctcctcctcctccatcgtTCGAGGATCCAGATCCAGCGGCAGGTTACTCCTCGGAGGACTATGATGACATTGGAGGCGAGGATGAAAACCAGGGAGAGGAGGACTACGACGATGTGGGTTAA
- the scimp gene encoding uncharacterized protein scimp isoform X2, which yields MDLLHTYKWLWVIIAIIFASGVISLIFIFINKCISRQGKHRITQLHRRSSNLTVKSNNYQERTPKDFTPALPPRTQFLTEAQSYENLAEDYEECTPEYEQDKGDYEQSTPDYEQDKGDYVQSIPDYEQDKGDYEQSMPDYEQDKGDYVQSIPDYEQDKGDCEQSMPDYEQDKGDYVQDIPDYEQDKGDYEQSFPDYEQDKGDYKQSMPDYVQDMDEQSDYVEPEDGEVLLPPPPPSFEDPDPAAGYSSEDYDDIGGEDENQGEEDYDDVG from the exons ATGGATCTCCTGCACACCTACAAGTGGCTATGGGTGATAATAGCGATTATTTTTGCAAGTGGGGTGATCAgcctcatcttcatcttcatcaacaAGTGCATCTCCAGACAAG GAAAACACAGGATCACACAGCTTCACAGAAGATCTTCCAACCTCACTGTCAA GAGCAACAACTACCAGGAGAGAACCCCCAAAGACTTCACCCCAGCTTTACCTCCTCGGACACAGTTTCTCACAGAAG CCCAAAGCTACGAGAACCTGGCTGAGGACTACGAGGAGTGCACACCAGAATACGAGCAGGACAAGGGCGACTATGAGCAGAGCACGCCTGACTACGAGCAGGACAAGGGCGACTACGTGCAGAGCATCCCTGACTATGAGCAGGACAAGGGCGACTACGAGCAGAGTATGCCCGACTACGAGCAGGACAAGGGCGACTACGTGCAGAGCATCCCTGACTACGAGCAGGACAAGGGCGACTGCGAGCAGAGTATGCCCGACTATGAGCAGGACAAGGGCGACTATGTGCAGGACATCCCCGACTACGAGCAGGACAAGGGTGACTATGAGCAGAGCTTCCCTGACTACGAGCAGGACAAGGGTGACTACAAGCAAAGTATGCCCGACTACGTGCAGGACATGGACGAGCAGTCTGACTATGTGGAGCCGGAGGATGGGGAAGTACttctacctcctcctcctccatcgtTCGAGGATCCAGATCCAGCGGCAGGTTACTCCTCGGAGGACTATGATGACATTGGAGGCGAGGATGAAAACCAGGGAGAGGAGGACTACGACGATGTGGGTTAA